The DNA segment CTTTCAACTAAGATTTCTTGACTTTGAGCAGTATACTATAGCCAACTCATATAAATGGAAAAGACGGGTAACGATGACATCGCAGGTGATACTATATGTACATTAACTAGAGTTACTAGACAATTCTACCTATTTTTAACCTCATGCTATTTGCTAGAGACTTCAAAAGTATAGTCAAAAAGCTTCTGCCTAAGATTCATTTTTTATTGGTTCCTCCATAACATGACAATGTTCCCAGTTACCCAGTAACACAAAACTGAGAGATAAGAATTCTGCATCTCCTTAAGAACTAAAGAAGGATGATAAATAAGAGAAAATGTATTACCCTTAGTGAACTCTCTATCTTGTCCAGAAGACTAGTGATCTTTTGAGCTTCATCATCAGCATTTAGGCCAGGATCCTTCGAGGCAGCAGCTTCAAAACCATGAAGGGCCCTTTCATAGTTTTCTAGATACTTGTTTGcctgaaaaagagaaaaacagaGATTGTTGAGAATGCGAACATATGCCAACATAGAAATACAATTCTGTGTCCCTTTCAAGCAATTTGAGTTAACAATATAAGCTAAACTAATAGTTGATGGATAAAAAACATGCTAAATACTTACAGAAGCACAATTGAAGTAAAGGTCTGGATTAGAGTGCATTAGTTCATCCTTCTCCTAACGTGCATTTGCAGATACAGCAAacaatttttttacaaaaaattagCAACAAAAACtggttataaataaaaaattggaAAAAAGAAACTGCATTCCTTTGAAAAACCTATGCAACAGCCAACAACATGCAGCATTGTAAATCTTACAGCATTTTGATAAGCTTTCAGTGATTGCTGTAGTTTTGCATGGTCCCATGCTCCAGTCACAAAAAAACTCGTTAGACATGCATTTCCAAGATTGTCTGAAAATGGAGCACATGTAAGTCAAGGAGATTCAGAATTCCCAGATATAAATGAACGAAATGGTCTATAATCCTAATAATATGTCACCAGAAGAAAGGGTCAAGAAGTAATACAGCAAGAATAGGAGATACCAAGTCATACAGTCAAAATAAATAACTCACTTTAACATGCATCAAATAGGTTTACACTAGTAACTTAACTTTAACCATTTATTTATGTCCAAATGGTAAGGCTCATTTTATCCACATCACCGAACTATTGGGTATGTTGGGTCATCATAATTGGTATCACAACCAGGAATTTATAAACCAGTTTGTGATAAATATTGTTCCTCTATTGGACGCCTGTGGTAAGTGTTGTATTCATATCAGAATTACTTCTAAATGGTCAGTCTACCATGTATCAGTATTGGATCAAACTGGTAAACATCACTCAGTATGGTCAAAACGGTTTGGTATTTGAAAACTTAattaaagcaaatgcagaactaATATGTTAAGGGACAAAGTAACAGTAGGCTCCTCATGAATGGTATAAGTAGCATGCTGGACATGGTTGCAGGGTGGAACAACAGTGGCTCTACAACTGTTGTAGGATAGGCCATGACATTCAAATATATatcagacaagatgatgatggttTGGTTGGTACAAAACACTTGGAGGGCCTAATACTAGTAActtgtataaaaatattaaataacataATCAAGGCTTGTTCAGTTCAAGTTATTGGTCTTGAATTAATACCAAAAGGTGGAAACAAGATTTAACACAATGAAAGGAATTACACAAATGACTGTAACAAGCAAGACCAATAATCCTTTCGTTGTCCTACATCAGCTTCATTTAATACTTGAACTCAACcttatcttttctttctttgtgtAATCAAAGGATTAGTTCTTCTTAAACTAACTAAAATATACAACGGGGTTAGCTGTACCACCCGAgttggtatggtatggtatggtacgggcgatacgtactgATCTGACGAGCAACCGAGACGCGGATCGCCCGATTACCCGTCGGCATGCCCggcataccatgtgttggtacaccgGTAAAGACCAATATGTACCGACCTGACAAATCTCCGAGACGGGTTCGATACCCAAAATGGTGAACCCTGATATACAATACAAAACACCACAGAACATCAGCAAATTAAAAGTTATGACATAAGTCACATGACAACATCAAAAgaaagtattaaaaaaaatatattttccgaTCCACTTGATACATGCAGCATGAATAAATGCATAAACTAATCAGAAAGAAACCATTAAGTAGTGCTCCATAGCTTCCATTCCCCAAAACTCCAACTAATCACCATGGAGCTACACTTTGTCCTGAAGAATCTCATTTCAGATTGTTAACTTTTATGATTTAAGTGGAGCAACTCATTAAATGATTTATCTCAGATCCAGAATCCAGCAAGCAATTAGATAGTTAGTTAAAATATATTGGTCATAGTGAAGCAGAAGCTTTTAATGCATAGTTTTTCACGTAAATACTGGACCCTAGTTATTTTATATTGAGAATTAAGGTTCTCAGTTATTCTACAAGTGGCACATTGTAGCCAAGAGTACATAAAGAGAGTTGAAATTCTGTCCACATCTTAAAGAAGAAATGGGATTCAAGATTCACAAAGAGGAATTTAGATTGAATGCTTGTATCATCAGTAGAAGGGTCTGAATTCCCCGATTTAGAAACTCTGGACAGTGACATCACCAGCAAAGAAGCCTCTACCATCTAGACAGAGCTCTTTCCTCTATCTCTTGTTTGTTTGTCATCTAAATGATTTTGTCATGCCTCCATGTCACCATTCGTATGTAACATTGTTTACATTGATTTTGGAGATTATATGATTAAACTCTGTCCTTTGCTTCCCAGTTGCCAACTTGCTGAATTTGGCATTATCTTGGCAACTCTGGTTTTAGTCTTAGTTTTAGTTGTATCTTATATTGGCATTTAATAGTTGATTCAGATATCCTTTTCTAAACACATGACATAGCAGCTGGCACTGCAAATGTTGGTGTCTGCTGATTCCTCATCCGTGACCCATAATCCACTTCCCAGACACACACACAACCTCCTATAATTTTCACTCGTTGTGATTCACAAATTTTTTCCACAATGCCAGACCAAAACCACCATGGGATCAAGGAAAAGACTCCAAACTCATGAGATCGGGACTCCGAACTACTTTTTGGTCCAAAGTTGAAAATAACAATATGTAAATGTCACTATGGATActcaaatatatataatttgaatgATACTTGATTTTATTGGAAAATGGAACCTTACACCACGAATTTCCATCCTTGATATCCAACATTACAGCTTCTCTTGCATGTTtaatgctttcttcaatagaggcTGCTTTATTTTCTGCACCTATATGTAAAAGTAACAGACACATTAAATCTTAAATAGAAACAACATTATCTTAGAACAGATAGCAGCTAACATTTTGCATAAGAAACTAAAACAAATAAAACAATTTTTTTGCCAAAAGTCAACCTAGCCATAAATGGGGAGCATTTGACTTGACAAGATTCAATTTCTAAAGAGTTCACTTAATGTTTCTTACATTTGATTAGAGCTATCAAACTACATGTTGAGCAATATGTTACGAACATGAGGACGCAACATAAATAACTAAGCTAAGAACTCAAATCAAGGATCAAGGTCTAAAGGAAAGGAAATCTTTTGGTAATGTGACATTGTGGATCTAGTAGTCTTGGAAAGGAATGATATCATGAAAGTAAATGCAGTTATTAAGGAATTTGCACACAAAGAAGTACATGAAAGCACAAATACAAGATCAatttatttgaaatatgtatttCATCACAATCCTACAAGTGAGTGCATAAAGATattcaataacaacaacaacaaaaccacaagtctcaactatttgaggtCGGTTACATGAATCTTTTACCATCATTGAAATCTGTAAAAAGTCATATACttagttaagttcagagtatttgaatctttatttataatgtcTTTTAAGGTCTTTTTAGGTTTTCCTTTATCTCTCCtcataccactaacattaattattttgatttcaaataaaaagaaaaaaaatcaaatgatgtattataacaaACTTAATTAAAGCTATAAATTAACTCAGAAGCGCAACACAATCTTTACAGATAAATCATAGACCTTATTGTGCatacacatccatttgttgcatatGCATGAAGAAACTAAACAGTTACCAATGTAGATCCATGTTTTTAAGGCTTCCTGTAAGTGCATCTCCTAAAACTTCAAGTTCCCATAGTCTTCAAACACATGAAACATAACCATAATTCCCTACATGTCATTTTGTCTCCTTGAATAACCTTGTCAGAACAATCAGTTCATGTCTGAAACTAGATCTCATGTTTCGCATGACTACTTAGACCAATTATTTGCATGAAAAATTGTGCAGCCATGAGATACTATACTTGCCTTGAGCCAAACTTCTTTCAAGCATTGATAGCTGACAAAGAATTTTCTTGTTAGGGCCCTGCATAATTCAAGTTTGATCCTGAATAAAAATGTAATGAAAGGTCAAGCTACTCAAGTAAGTAGTACAAGTAATAAAAATTCCCAACAGAAGATTATTTTCTATAAATACCTTGCTTAATGCTAAAGAAAAGCAGTTTTTTGCTGAGGGCAGATCTCCTTTCTTCCAAATGCAATTGCCCAAGCATAACCAAGCATCTGCAAGAGATGGATTCAACTTAACCTGAAATGTACAACACCAATTTTAAACAAAGCCTGCTTTTAAATTCATTATATCAGCAAAAGAATTTTGTTATGACATACAGCTTTTGATAAATGATCTTCTGCTTCTTTTATATAGTCAGGAAATACGTCTAGCATTTTTCCCCTCAAGTATTCATAATTTGCACGTTGTAATGGTGACTTCCTCTGCTCTGCATAAtttggaagaagaaaaaattattcTCAGATAAACATGACATGCTGCTCAAGCCATTAAAAGACATTAGCAAACAATCACATTGAACTCATTTTTTCAGAAGAACAATTTATAAGAAGGTAAAGTACACACAATAAATTATCAACTTGATACGGATAACAGATGGTTGCATTGTCTGCACATTGGTGTCCTGACATTCTCTTCATTACACCCTATAAAAAGGTTAGATCAATACAATGATATCATTCTTCAAGAGTTAACAAGTTCCATATGCCTAACAAATCATCATTCAGGACTTGTCCCTCAAAAGATAGTTGCTTGTGAATAAGAAACTTGTAGAGTCTTGCAACTTCAGAATCTTGAGATGTGTGTACACAGCAAACATTAACTACAAATAATTATCCAATTTCCAGTCTAGAAACAGTTcaaaagttaaatcaatttgtttTAAAAAAGTCTCTATATTACCTACTTACATATTTACCACTTAAAAGTGTCAAACTGAGTCAATACCCTAACAAACTCAAATTCCTAGAATGAATTCTGACATAGCATATTCTGGCATCCACTCCACGGACATGTCGGCTGCCATGGCGAACCTGGCACGACGTTCCGAAGCCAACGTGGCGCACTGAGACAACTCGACACCCCGGATCTGAACGAGGCAGCCGCCTGCCATCCACGCCGCTAGCACACTACTCTAACACCACTCGAGGCTGTATGGAGCGGCTCAGCCCCGTCCTGAGCTACTCCATAGGTGCAGAGCAGCGCCGAATGAAGCAGGGTAAGATAGATTAGACTACGCCCGTGTCCCAGCATATGAGCTGACCACCTATGGCGACGACGACCTTTAAACACCTACATACGGAGACGCCGACGATCATTAACAGCTACGTACATCAACACATGGTAACAAATATAAAAGCCACCCCCAGGAACAGTGCTGGGGGTGGGACCTCATACACACACACTCCGTCTCCAACTCttgctaacttaagcatcggaggagTCGAGTCGGGAATCCCCCTCTCGATTCCGACTTGTGTGCAGGCACCCGACGGACAGCTAAAGAAGTTATCTTCAACCTCCACTTAGGAGAACGAGGCCTATGCCCCGTCAACTAGACCTCGAGTTAACACGCTCCAGCTTAGAGGTCGTGATGGTGATCTTGCACACTCTGGACGGGCCAAGCCATGTTGACACCTCGGCCACGGCATAAAAGTGCAAAACATTGTTGGCGGTAGAAGGAGGGCCCATGTTGCAAGAACGCCAACTGCCGACCAACCTCGGTGAGCGTCCTGGAGAAGAGACGCATGCAACCCCCTCCACTTTTGGCCTCGGGGAACAACTCCCTCTCCCTCCGCACGCGAACGGAAATGTTGCATCCTAGACCCCGACCTGCTACTGGAGGTTGTTTAACGACCGAGGGTGGAGAGCACAGGACCCTCCGTCGTCTCCGCCGAGGCGTTCCTCAGACTCACCTATCAAGTCCAAGCTTTGACTGGGATGATGTAAACCATCATTCCCCTCATCCCCCAGCTTGATCAGCCAACAACGTCGCCGCAACTGCCCTTGCCTGTGGCCCCACCAACTCTACCCCTGCACCTTAGGACCCTCCCACGATCGACCGACAACTTTGAGTGGCGGACGCTTGCCCGCCGAACAAAGAACAATCAGGAGGCCAAAGATTGATGCCGGAGTGCGGTACCCCAGAGGCCCCACGGGCTACCACGAGTTGTCCAGAGTCGGACACTCTGTCGTCTAACTCAGCGGACTCTTTCAGGGCTCAGCTGTGCTTGGTCAACCGACGCCTAGATGAGTCCAAAGAAAGTTTCACAAGTCAAAGGAAGAACATGGGGAAGACACCTTCAGGGGATCTCCTTTTATCCCAGAGATCCAAGACAAGTCGATTCCTCTCAATTTTCGCCTCCCGATATTGGAGGCCTACGATGGCAGCTTTGACCCGACGGAGCATGTCACCGCATTCCAGGCCCAAATGGCTCTATACGGCACATCCAATGCTTTAATGTGCCGAGCCTTTCCCACCACCCTCCGAGGTCCAGCTCGGATGTGGTACAGTAGGTTGAGGCCTTCTTCGGTTTCATCCTTTGATCAACTCGCAAGAGAGTTCGAGCTCAACTTCTTGGCCAGCACCCGGCCCAAGCCAGCTGTGGTCGTGCTTCTCAACTTGAGCCAGAAGGACGACAAGCCCCTTTCCCACTTCGTCGCCCGCTTCGCTGCCGAAATCAAGGCAATCCCTAATGCTCATCCTTCTCTAATTATGCAGGCATTCTTGACGGGACTATGTCCATTCAAGTTCTTTTGGTCGTTGATCGAGAGGCCGCCAATGACTGTCCCATAAATGCTCCAGGGAGCCAACCGGTACACGGTGGCCAAGGCATTGGTGGCCGAGAAGCGCGAGGACCACAAAAGACATCGCGGGAGAAGCCCCGAGGTCAACCCACAGAACCACCAAGGAGGAGGCACGACCGATCGGAGCCGTCCTACTCGAGACCTCCTCCGACGCCCCTAAACTCCTCTAGGACGAAGATCTTCCTTTAGATCAGAGAGAAGGGGCTCCTGAGAACACCTAACCAGATCAAGGTCCCGCGCGAGCTCAAGGACCTGACGAAATATTGCAGGTTCGACCGAGACTACAACCATGACACTAAAGAATGTCATGACCCGAAGAatcaaatcgaggagctcattcgCAAGGGGCACCTCGGGCGCTATGTAAAGAGACTGCGAGAGCCCTCACCTCGGCCCCAGGGCCCGATTGAGAAGCAGATTGATGTCATTGCCGGAGGCCCAACATCCAATGGAGACAGCACGTCGGTCTGAAAGGCCTACGCTCGGGCCGTCGTAGAAAAGCGCCCCAGACATAGGGAtgagcccgagatcaccttcgAGGCAAGGGAAACCGATACCCTGACCACGACAACGCCCTGGTGGTCTCGATCCGAATAGCCAACGCCCAAGTTAAGAGGGTCATGTTCAACACTAGAAGCTCGACCGACGTACTATATTTTGATGCATTCTAGAAACTCGGATTGATCGAGAAGGACTTGTCGCCGATGACCTCCACGCTCACTGGGCTTACAGGGGATTCCATCTCCCCACTCGGGACAACCACCCTACCCATCACCGTTGGGCAGAAGCCAAAGTCTAAGACCATGAAGGTCACTTTCATGGTGGTTAGCCTCCCATCAGCATACAACGTCATTCTCGACTGCCCGATTCTCAATAAGTTGAGGGTGGTCGTCTCCATGTACCACCAAGCGATGAAGTTCCCGACCCGAACTGGGATCAAGGAAGTAAGAAGTGATCCTCGGGAATCCAGGCAGTGCTATCTGACCACTGTCACACTGCCCCAGAGACGGAGGCCTGAGCTACCCCCACCTTCTTGGAAGGAGGCAAGCAAAGTTCAACCTCGACCCGACCGCCCTCTGGTGGACCCCCGAGAGCTTACCGAGGCATAGCCTCGCCCCGAGCACACAGAGCAAATATTGGAGGTCCCCCTCAACATGCGCCAACCCGATCGGACCGTGAAGATTGGCTCCACGTTCCCGGAGAAGGACCAAGTCCAGCTCATGAGTTTCCTGATGAAGAacgccgacgtcttcgcctggtcgccTAAAGACATGTTGGGAATTGATCACAAGGTTGCGCAACACCGCTTGAACATCCTTCCCGAGGCGACCAGTAAAGCAGAGGCCTCGAAAGTTTGCCACCCGACCGGTAGAAGGCGATTAGTGATGAGGTGGACCAACTAATGGAAGCATGGTTCATTGCCGAAGCCAGATACCCTCggtggctatccaatgtagtccttgccAAAAAatctaatggaagctggaggatgtgcattgactatacCGATCTTAACCGGGCATGCTCGAAGGATTGCTACCCCATCCAGAGGATTGATCAGTTGGTCGACATGACCTCAGGGCATGAACTCCTCAtgttcatggacgccttctcgggctacaaccaaatccgtATGGCCCCTAAGGACCAAGAGCATACCACCTTCAACACGGACAAAGGGGTCTACTATTACAAAGTCATGCCCTTCGGCCTGAAGAACACCGGGGCAACATATCAAAGGATGGTAAATCAGATGTTCAAATATCATATTaggaggaacatggaagtatacGTGGATAACATGATCGTGATGAGCAAAGTCGCCAGCACCCATCTGGAAGACCTTGTTAATACGTTCCAAACGCTCAGAAGGTTCGGTATGCGTCTCAACCCCGCCAAGTGTGCCTTCGGAGTCTGCTTGAGCAAGTTCCTCAGCTTCATCATCCATCAGAGGGGTATAGACGCGAATCCCGAAAAGATCCGGGCAATAACTGAGATGTAGTCCCCTTGGTCAGTTAAGGAAGTCCAGCGACTCACCGAGAGGTTAGCCACCCTCAATCAATTCCTATCTCGGTCGGGAGACAAATGCCTTCCCTTCTTTTGCATCCTGAAGCGTGCCAGAGACTTCCAGTGGACTTCGAAATGTGAAGAAGCCTTCAGAAAGCTGAAGGTGCACCTTGCCGAGTTACCACAACTCACCTTGACCATCTTGAGCGAGCCGCTCGGCCTCTACCTGGCCGCCTTTGAATGCGCGGTTAGTTCGGTTCTTGTCCGAGAAGACGCAGGAACACAATGGCCCATCTACTACACCAACTATGTCTTGAGCGAGCCCGAGGAGCAGTATCCCCTGATCCAGAAGCTGGCGCTAGCCCTAGTACAAACGGCTAGGAagctacgcccctacttccaagcacACACCATAATGGTGGTAACAGATCAGCCACTCCGCCAAATTCTCTCCAACTTCGACGTGTCGAGCTGAATACTCAGGTGGTTGGTCGAGCTCGGAGAATTCAACATCCAATATGTCCCGAGGACAACTATCAAGGCATAGATGCTCACGGACTTCATTTCCGAGCTAACCCCCTCTGCAGACAACGTCCTTGGAAGTGCCAAGCAAAGATGGACTTTATATGTTGATGGATCAACCAACGCCGCAAAAGGAGGAGCGGGCCTCGTCTTGACGAGACCCAATGGCCAACTGTACGAGCACACACTCCGTTTTGAATTCAAAGCTACAAATAACAAAGCTGAGTACGAGGCACTACTGTCGGGGCTCCGACTGGCCTTGGAGCTACATGTAAAAGAGCTCGAAGTCTTCAGCGACTCACAGCTAGTGGTCGACCAC comes from the Musa acuminata AAA Group cultivar baxijiao chromosome BXJ2-8, Cavendish_Baxijiao_AAA, whole genome shotgun sequence genome and includes:
- the LOC103995764 gene encoding uncharacterized protein LOC103995764, yielding MSGSGSDEAEAIARASAAAEELYRLRDTYFPRDSEEKTSKLRTLADTALALLDSLPLEQRKSPLQRANYEYLRGKMLDVFPDYIKEAEDHLSKAVKLNPSLADAWLCLGNCIWKKGDLPSAKNCFSLALSKGPNKKILCQLSMLERSLAQENKAASIEESIKHAREAVMLDIKDGNSWYNLGNACLTSFFVTGAWDHAKLQQSLKAYQNAEKDELMHSNPDLYFNCASANKYLENYERALHGFEAAASKDPGLNADDEAQKITSLLDKIESSLRGLSRSKRLASLVSSLGEVILKSSHGKATVNVLKEGLNKAVAIIGKVLLFIKHENVAPLYYLICDSDQTCFVLSVYGLHSDAIKEGDRVILMEPHYRVIDFSWKGTHYHFQSIRVDFVEQLLVNEKVPAPHHLVRACIHAQHKA